A DNA window from Pseudomonas tohonis contains the following coding sequences:
- a CDS encoding error-prone DNA polymerase — MSAGYAELHCLSNFSFQRGASSAAELFERAKQQGYVALAITDECTLAGIVRAWQAAKASELPLIVGSEMSIDNGPRLVLLVESLAGYQHLCRLITRARRRAAKGEYRLLAEDFDGALDGLLALWLPGEPADEEQGRWLRARFPGRLWLAVELHRGPDDAGRLARLQALAGELAIPAVAAGDVHMHARGRRALQDCMTAIRHHCTLAEAGQRLFPNGERHLRSRAVLERFYPPALLAETLVIAARCRFDLGEINYQYPRELVAEGHTPVSWLRQLVAEGIAWRWGGKASEKALEQIRHELELIEELGYESYFLTVHDIVRFARSRHILCQGRGSAANSVVCFVLGITELDPSRFNLLFERFLSKERKEPPDIDVDFEHERREEVMQYVFRRYGRGRAALTAVASTYHGTGAVRDIAKALGLPPDQVNALADCCGSWSDHAPPVDRLLEAGFDPESPVLRRVLALTQELIGFPRHLSQHPGGFVISEAPLDTLVPVENASMAERTVVQWDKDDLDALGLLKVDVLALGMLTTLRRCFGLIERHRGRKLTLAKLPKEDAATYEMISRADTIGVFQIESRAQMAMLPRLRPKEFYDLVIQVAIVRPGPIQGDMVHPYLRRRNKEENEDYPSEELKTVLQRTLGVPLFQEQVMQIAMVAAEYTAEEADGLRRSMAAWKRHGGLEPHRIRLTERMLEKGYELAFIQRLFEQIKGFGSYGFPESHAASFALLAYASSWLKCHEPAIFACALVNSWPMGFYTPDQVLQDARRHGIEVRPVDVRHSDWDCDLEPDARGRLAIRLGLRMVKGFNEEAAGRISAARAVRAFDDVADLCHRARLDARARERLADAGTLRGLAGHRHRARWAVAAVEEELPLFAGLPQQAELPVDLPLPSRGEDLYADYDTLGTTLGPHPLALLRGALARRRCRSSRDLANTEHGQAVSVAGLVKGRQRPQTASGVVFVTLEDEFGMVNVVVWHDIAVRQRRVLVGSQMLQVDGRLETKDGVRHLIARRLHDLSPLLAGLDVRSRDFH; from the coding sequence ATGAGCGCCGGGTACGCCGAGCTGCACTGCCTGTCCAATTTCAGCTTCCAGCGCGGGGCCTCCAGCGCCGCCGAGCTGTTCGAGCGGGCGAAGCAGCAGGGCTACGTGGCCCTGGCGATCACCGACGAATGCACCCTGGCCGGCATCGTGCGGGCCTGGCAGGCGGCCAAGGCGAGCGAGCTGCCCTTGATCGTCGGCAGCGAGATGAGCATCGACAACGGCCCGCGCCTGGTGCTGCTGGTGGAAAGCCTCGCCGGCTACCAGCACCTGTGCCGGCTCATCACCCGGGCCCGGCGGCGTGCTGCCAAGGGTGAATACCGCCTGCTGGCGGAGGATTTCGACGGCGCCCTGGATGGCCTGCTGGCCCTCTGGCTGCCCGGCGAGCCGGCGGACGAGGAGCAGGGCCGCTGGTTGCGGGCCCGCTTCCCCGGGCGCCTGTGGCTGGCGGTGGAGCTGCACCGGGGGCCGGACGACGCCGGCCGGCTGGCCCGCCTGCAGGCCCTGGCCGGTGAACTGGCCATCCCCGCCGTGGCGGCGGGCGACGTGCACATGCACGCCCGGGGCCGCCGCGCCCTGCAGGACTGCATGACCGCCATCCGCCACCACTGCACCCTGGCCGAGGCCGGGCAGCGGCTGTTCCCCAACGGCGAGCGCCACCTGCGCTCACGGGCGGTGCTGGAGCGCTTCTACCCGCCGGCGTTGCTGGCCGAGACCCTGGTGATCGCCGCGCGCTGCCGCTTCGACCTGGGCGAGATCAACTACCAGTACCCGCGCGAGCTGGTGGCGGAGGGGCATACGCCGGTGAGCTGGTTGCGGCAGCTGGTGGCGGAAGGCATCGCCTGGCGCTGGGGAGGGAAAGCCAGTGAAAAGGCGCTGGAGCAGATACGCCACGAGCTGGAACTGATCGAGGAGCTGGGCTACGAGAGCTACTTCCTCACGGTGCACGACATCGTCCGCTTCGCCCGCAGCCGACACATCCTCTGCCAGGGCCGCGGCTCGGCGGCCAACTCGGTGGTGTGCTTCGTGCTCGGCATCACCGAGCTGGACCCGAGCCGCTTCAACCTGCTGTTCGAGCGCTTCCTGTCCAAGGAGCGCAAGGAGCCGCCGGATATCGACGTCGACTTCGAGCACGAGCGCCGCGAGGAGGTGATGCAGTACGTGTTCCGCCGTTATGGTCGCGGCCGCGCCGCGCTCACCGCCGTGGCCAGCACCTACCACGGCACCGGGGCGGTGCGGGATATCGCCAAGGCACTGGGCCTGCCGCCGGACCAGGTCAACGCCCTGGCCGACTGCTGCGGCAGCTGGAGTGACCACGCACCGCCCGTGGATCGCCTGCTGGAGGCCGGCTTCGACCCGGAAAGCCCGGTGCTGCGCCGCGTGCTGGCGCTGACCCAGGAACTGATCGGTTTTCCCCGGCACCTGTCGCAGCACCCGGGCGGCTTCGTCATTTCCGAGGCACCGCTGGACACCCTGGTGCCGGTGGAGAACGCCAGCATGGCCGAGCGCACCGTGGTGCAGTGGGACAAGGACGACCTCGACGCCCTGGGCCTGCTCAAGGTGGACGTGCTGGCCCTGGGCATGCTCACCACCCTGCGCCGCTGCTTCGGGCTGATCGAGCGCCATCGCGGCAGGAAATTGACCTTGGCGAAGCTGCCCAAGGAAGACGCCGCCACCTACGAAATGATCAGCCGCGCCGACACCATCGGCGTGTTCCAGATCGAGTCCCGCGCGCAGATGGCCATGCTGCCGCGCCTGCGGCCGAAAGAGTTCTACGACCTGGTGATCCAGGTGGCCATCGTGCGGCCGGGGCCGATCCAGGGGGACATGGTCCATCCCTACCTGCGGCGGCGGAACAAGGAGGAAAACGAGGACTATCCCTCCGAGGAGCTGAAGACGGTGCTCCAGCGCACCCTCGGTGTCCCGCTGTTCCAGGAACAGGTGATGCAGATCGCCATGGTGGCGGCCGAGTACACGGCCGAGGAGGCGGACGGCTTGCGCCGCTCCATGGCCGCCTGGAAGCGCCATGGCGGCCTGGAGCCCCATCGCATCCGCCTGACCGAGCGCATGCTGGAAAAGGGGTACGAGCTGGCATTCATCCAGCGCCTCTTCGAGCAGATCAAGGGCTTCGGCAGCTACGGCTTCCCCGAGTCCCATGCCGCCAGCTTCGCCCTGCTGGCCTACGCCAGCAGCTGGCTCAAGTGCCACGAGCCGGCGATCTTCGCCTGCGCCCTGGTCAACAGCTGGCCCATGGGCTTCTACACCCCCGACCAGGTGCTGCAGGACGCCCGCCGCCACGGCATCGAGGTGCGCCCGGTGGATGTGCGCCACAGCGACTGGGATTGCGACCTGGAACCCGATGCGCGCGGGCGCCTGGCCATCCGCCTGGGGCTGCGCATGGTCAAGGGCTTCAACGAGGAGGCGGCCGGGCGCATCTCCGCCGCCCGCGCCGTCCGCGCCTTCGACGACGTGGCCGACCTCTGCCACCGCGCCCGCCTGGATGCCCGTGCCCGCGAACGCCTGGCCGATGCCGGCACCCTGCGCGGCCTGGCCGGCCATCGCCACCGGGCGCGCTGGGCGGTGGCGGCGGTGGAGGAGGAGCTGCCGCTGTTCGCCGGCCTGCCGCAGCAGGCCGAGCTGCCGGTGGACCTGCCGCTGCCCAGCCGGGGCGAGGACCTGTACGCCGACTACGACACCCTGGGCACCACCCTCGGCCCCCATCCCCTGGCCCTGCTGCGCGGCGCCCTGGCCAGGCGGCGCTGCCGCAGCTCGCGCGACCTGGCCAACACTGAACATGGCCAGGCGGTGAGCGTGGCCGGCCTGGTCAAGGGCCGCCAACGCCCGCAGACCGCCAGCGGGGTGGTCTTCGTCACCCTGGAAGACGAGTTCGGCATGGTCAACGTGGTGGTCTGGCACGACATCGCCGTACGCCAGCGCCGCGTGCTGGTGGGCTCGCAGATGCTGCAGGTGGACGGCCGCCTGGAGACCAAGGACGGCGTGCGCCACCTCATCGCCCGTCGCCTGCACGACCTCAGCCCGCTGCTGGCGGGGCTGGATGTGCGCAGCCGGGATTTCCATTGA
- the imuA gene encoding translesion DNA synthesis-associated protein ImuA translates to MGAVVALDALLDERRVWKGQASALPVGAQPTGHGALDAALPSGGWPESALSEILVPGAGLGELHLLWPTLARLTASAERVVLVGAPYLPYPQAWQAAGVDLRWLVLVEVEGRDALWAAEQCLRSGSCGAVLCWPRQADDRALRRLQVAAETGQTLGFAYRPLQEALNPSPAALRLALDGPGRVRVLKCRGGLAPTGTLALAGH, encoded by the coding sequence ATGGGCGCCGTGGTCGCCCTCGACGCGCTGCTGGACGAGCGGCGCGTCTGGAAGGGCCAGGCCAGTGCGCTGCCGGTCGGTGCGCAACCCACGGGGCATGGCGCGCTGGATGCGGCGCTGCCTTCGGGCGGCTGGCCGGAGTCGGCCCTCAGCGAAATCCTCGTGCCGGGCGCGGGGCTGGGTGAGTTGCACCTGCTCTGGCCGACCCTGGCGCGGCTCACCGCCAGCGCCGAACGGGTGGTGCTGGTAGGCGCGCCCTACCTGCCTTACCCCCAGGCCTGGCAGGCCGCGGGGGTGGATCTGCGCTGGCTGGTGCTGGTCGAGGTCGAGGGCCGCGACGCCCTCTGGGCGGCCGAGCAGTGCCTGCGCTCGGGCAGCTGCGGCGCCGTGCTCTGCTGGCCGCGCCAGGCGGACGACCGTGCCCTGCGCCGGTTGCAGGTGGCGGCGGAAACCGGGCAGACCCTGGGCTTCGCCTATCGGCCCCTGCAGGAAGCCCTCAACCCGTCGCCCGCCGCCCTGCGCCTGGCACTGGACGGCCCGGGCCGGGTGCGCGTGCTCAAGTGCCGGGGTGGCCTGGCGCCGACCGGCACCCTGGCCCTTGCGGGGCACTGA
- a CDS encoding methyl-accepting chemotaxis protein produces MRPRAPVVVEAAPTRVEPPPTDCQPLLSAVLPAWGQNIGQVRELVSGNVSQLFGRFASLAQRLDQTLQRSENVIGGAGVTDNLRQAQQRLDEVTTAFHQATAHKNELLATIGHLNSYASELQSMSKHVQDIASQTNLLALNAAIEAARAGDYGRGFSVVADEVRKLSSLSAETGQRMVEKVGEINQAIRSTVSAAEELSASEESNLRYLDQVAGDIMQGLSANLDELTDTSRELQRDARTTQADIQEIVVSLQFQDRTDQMLDHLQNDLERLLHALRDQDPIIGQPQRWLTELRRQFTTDEERTGRRGQPAQNSEVTFF; encoded by the coding sequence ATGCGCCCCCGCGCACCGGTGGTGGTGGAAGCGGCGCCGACCCGCGTCGAGCCGCCGCCCACCGACTGCCAACCCCTGCTCAGCGCGGTACTGCCCGCCTGGGGCCAGAACATCGGCCAGGTGCGCGAACTGGTGAGCGGCAACGTCAGCCAGCTGTTCGGTCGCTTCGCCAGCCTGGCCCAGCGCCTCGACCAGACCCTGCAACGCTCCGAGAACGTGATCGGCGGGGCCGGCGTCACCGACAACCTGCGCCAGGCCCAGCAACGCCTGGACGAAGTCACCACCGCCTTCCACCAGGCCACCGCCCACAAGAACGAGCTGCTGGCCACCATCGGCCACCTCAACAGCTACGCCAGCGAATTGCAGAGCATGTCCAAGCACGTCCAGGACATCGCCAGCCAGACCAACCTGCTGGCCCTCAACGCGGCCATCGAAGCGGCGCGCGCCGGTGACTACGGGCGCGGCTTCTCGGTGGTGGCGGACGAGGTGCGCAAGCTCTCCAGCCTCTCCGCCGAAACCGGCCAGCGCATGGTCGAGAAGGTCGGCGAGATCAACCAGGCGATCCGCTCCACCGTCAGCGCCGCCGAGGAGCTCTCGGCCAGCGAGGAAAGCAACCTGCGCTACCTGGACCAGGTGGCCGGCGACATCATGCAGGGCCTCAGCGCCAACCTCGACGAACTCACCGACACCTCCCGCGAGCTGCAGCGCGACGCCCGCACCACCCAGGCGGACATCCAGGAGATCGTAGTCAGCCTGCAGTTCCAGGACCGCACCGACCAGATGCTCGACCACCTGCAGAACGACCTCGAGCGCCTGCTGCATGCCCTGCGCGACCAGGACCCGATCATCGGCCAGCCGCAGCGCTGGCTCACCGAGCTGCGCCGGCAGTTCACCACGGACGAAGAGCGCACCGGCCGTCGCGGCCAGCCTGCGCAGAACAGCGAAGTCACCTTTTTCTGA
- a CDS encoding sensor histidine kinase gives MSISDVADRLLTAEHKNFLSLPVVDTEDRPLGLVSRYALQDIFMQRFGRDLWGRRPVSEVMNGSPLVLSLEMSLEQAAKQITAELQYPITEDFILVDGEGRYQGLGTVLDLLKAMELRIAQRNQVLRKALVDLKESQAQLVQSEKMASLGQMVAGVAHELNTPLGYVKNNVQLLDQLTAPLTELARSQAALADCLRDPDCDEQRLGDALDAAAAMREQVAPELLAEDLRQLFGDTLYGLEQIGELVAGLKDFARLDRAMSEEVDLNDCIRSALLIARNHIKDKAEVVQQLGELPRVACAPSQINQVLLNLLTNAAQATVGFGRIQLKSWAEAEWVCISVQDSGCGMAPDVVRRIFDPFFTTKPVGEGTGLGLSISYKIIQDHGGSIRVASEVGRGTRFFIRLPRVQAREMKRSA, from the coding sequence ATGAGCATCAGCGATGTGGCCGACCGGCTGCTGACCGCCGAGCACAAGAACTTCCTTTCCCTGCCGGTGGTGGATACCGAGGACCGGCCGCTGGGCCTGGTGAGCCGCTACGCCCTGCAGGACATCTTCATGCAGCGCTTCGGCCGCGACCTCTGGGGGCGCCGCCCGGTGAGCGAGGTGATGAACGGATCGCCCCTGGTACTGAGCCTGGAGATGAGCCTGGAACAGGCGGCCAAGCAGATCACCGCCGAGCTGCAGTACCCCATCACCGAGGACTTCATCCTGGTGGACGGCGAGGGCCGCTACCAGGGCCTGGGCACGGTGCTCGACCTGCTCAAGGCCATGGAGCTGCGCATCGCCCAGCGCAACCAGGTGCTGCGCAAGGCGCTGGTGGACCTCAAGGAATCCCAGGCCCAGCTGGTGCAGTCGGAGAAGATGGCCTCCCTGGGGCAGATGGTCGCCGGCGTCGCCCATGAGCTGAACACCCCCCTGGGCTATGTGAAGAACAACGTGCAACTGCTCGACCAGCTCACCGCGCCGCTCACCGAGCTGGCCCGCAGCCAGGCCGCCCTGGCCGATTGCTTGCGCGACCCGGATTGCGACGAGCAGCGCCTGGGCGACGCCCTGGACGCCGCCGCGGCGATGCGCGAGCAGGTGGCGCCGGAGCTGTTGGCCGAGGACCTGCGCCAGCTGTTCGGCGACACCCTCTACGGCCTGGAGCAGATCGGCGAGCTGGTGGCCGGGCTCAAGGATTTCGCCCGCCTGGACCGCGCCATGAGCGAGGAAGTGGACCTCAACGACTGCATCCGCAGCGCGCTGTTGATCGCCCGCAACCACATCAAGGACAAGGCCGAGGTGGTCCAGCAGCTCGGCGAGTTGCCGCGCGTGGCCTGTGCGCCGTCGCAGATCAACCAGGTGCTGCTCAACCTGCTGACCAATGCCGCCCAGGCCACGGTCGGCTTCGGTCGCATCCAGCTCAAGAGCTGGGCCGAGGCGGAGTGGGTGTGCATCTCGGTGCAGGACAGCGGCTGCGGCATGGCGCCGGACGTGGTGCGGCGCATCTTCGACCCCTTCTTCACCACCAAGCCGGTGGGCGAGGGCACGGGGCTGGGCCTGTCCATCAGCTACAAGATCATCCAGGACCACGGCGGCAGCATTCGCGTGGCCTCTGAAGTGGGGCGCGGCACGCGCTTCTTCATCCGCCTGCCGCGCGTGCAGGCCCGTGAAATGAAACGGAGCGCCTGA
- a CDS encoding response regulator — MTSPIRVMFVDDEERILRSLALQFRRDYEVVTESDPLRALERLAREPVHIVVSDQRMPQMSGAELLTQVREMAPDCLRILLTGYSDLDAAVEALNSGGIFRYLTKPWDPQEMAFTLRQAAEIAGRQVLVPVAPLPVATKPVALSVLLLDEDPETLASVADFCMDGGHRLLRPRHLGEAVAMLNDEPVDLLVGDLKFVGEDTAPLLKSLAQAHPRLLSLVVTPFRDTQALLKLINEAQIFRYLPKPIRRGLFEKGLKAAADQAQAWRAQPQQALARQAEAPREAREREKVGSLLGMLGRLRERLSA, encoded by the coding sequence ATGACTTCGCCCATCCGCGTGATGTTCGTCGACGATGAGGAGCGCATCCTGCGCAGCCTCGCCCTGCAGTTCCGCCGTGACTACGAGGTGGTCACCGAAAGCGACCCGCTGCGCGCCCTGGAGCGCCTGGCCCGGGAGCCTGTGCACATCGTCGTCAGCGACCAGCGCATGCCGCAGATGAGCGGCGCCGAGCTCCTGACCCAGGTGCGCGAGATGGCGCCGGACTGCCTGCGCATCCTGCTCACCGGCTACTCCGATCTCGATGCGGCGGTGGAGGCGCTGAACAGCGGCGGCATCTTCCGCTACCTGACCAAGCCCTGGGACCCGCAGGAGATGGCCTTCACCCTGCGCCAGGCGGCGGAGATCGCCGGGCGCCAGGTGCTGGTTCCGGTCGCGCCGCTGCCTGTCGCTACCAAGCCCGTTGCGTTGAGCGTGCTGCTGCTGGACGAGGACCCGGAGACCCTGGCCAGCGTCGCCGACTTCTGCATGGACGGTGGCCACCGCCTGCTGCGTCCGCGCCACCTGGGCGAGGCCGTGGCGATGCTCAACGACGAGCCGGTGGACCTGCTGGTGGGCGACCTGAAGTTCGTCGGCGAAGACACCGCGCCACTGCTCAAGTCCTTGGCCCAGGCCCATCCACGGCTGCTCAGCCTGGTGGTGACGCCGTTCCGCGACACCCAGGCGCTGCTCAAGCTGATCAACGAGGCGCAGATCTTCCGTTACCTGCCCAAGCCGATCCGCCGCGGGCTGTTCGAGAAGGGCCTCAAGGCCGCCGCCGACCAGGCCCAGGCCTGGCGTGCGCAACCGCAGCAGGCCCTGGCCCGCCAGGCCGAGGCGCCCCGCGAGGCGCGCGAACGGGAGAAGGTGGGCAGCCTGCTGGGGATGCTCGGGCGGCTGCGGGAGCGGTTGAGCGCCTGA
- a CDS encoding PepSY domain-containing protein: MKRHLYLWHRWLGIGLCLFMALWFVSGMVMLFVGYPKLTQAERLAPLPPLAAGCCVEPAVALKATGRSEAPLSLRLTSIAGEPRYLLGYRDANLAVDARDGSLLAPQGPLQALASARQFSGAEAHYVDEVNEDLWSHSRALDADRPLHKVRVDDAARSLLYVSSRTGEVVRDASRAERAWNYLGAWLHWLYPLRGGVLDGIWANIVIYLSLAATAMAVLGAVVGLLRWRFSRPYRSGSRSPYPAGFARWHHLTGLGFGLLLIAWIFSGLMSMRPWHLTEGRSPLAARDFQGGELQAGAFKVGVDEALQRFREAGLEPAELQWRMLGGVAYLGALDARGDSRVLPLAETGPALAQLPRGTLEAAAPRPAAQATWLEAYDAYYYPRGEASMYGGQPKRLPLLRLAFDDPGHSWVHIDPHSGAVLDVLDDNRRAGRWLFNLLHSWDWQPLLERPLLREVLIIAFSLGGLAISVSGVVIGWRRLRPKRRALRPPAVSRGLMRQH; this comes from the coding sequence ATGAAACGCCACCTGTACCTCTGGCACCGCTGGCTGGGCATCGGCCTGTGCCTGTTCATGGCCCTGTGGTTCGTCTCGGGGATGGTCATGCTCTTCGTCGGCTACCCCAAGCTGACCCAGGCCGAGCGCCTCGCCCCGCTGCCGCCCCTGGCGGCGGGGTGCTGCGTGGAGCCCGCCGTCGCACTGAAGGCCACGGGCCGCAGCGAGGCGCCGCTGAGCCTGAGGTTGACGAGCATCGCCGGCGAGCCGCGCTACCTGCTCGGCTACCGCGACGCCAACCTCGCGGTGGACGCCCGCGACGGCAGCCTGCTCGCGCCCCAGGGCCCGTTGCAGGCCCTGGCCAGCGCGCGGCAGTTCAGCGGTGCCGAGGCCCATTACGTGGATGAAGTGAACGAGGACCTGTGGAGCCACAGCCGTGCCCTGGACGCCGACCGCCCGCTGCACAAGGTGCGGGTCGACGACGCGGCGCGCAGCCTGCTCTATGTCTCCTCGCGCACCGGCGAGGTGGTGCGCGACGCCAGCCGTGCCGAACGCGCCTGGAACTACCTGGGCGCCTGGCTGCACTGGCTCTACCCGCTGCGCGGCGGCGTGCTGGATGGCATCTGGGCCAATATCGTCATCTACCTGTCCCTGGCCGCCACGGCGATGGCCGTGCTGGGCGCCGTGGTCGGCCTGCTGCGCTGGCGCTTCTCCAGGCCCTACCGCAGCGGCTCGCGCTCGCCCTACCCGGCCGGCTTCGCCCGCTGGCACCACCTCACCGGGCTGGGCTTCGGCCTGCTGCTGATCGCCTGGATCTTCAGCGGCCTCATGTCCATGCGCCCCTGGCACCTCACCGAAGGGCGCTCGCCCCTCGCCGCACGGGATTTCCAGGGCGGCGAGCTGCAGGCCGGCGCCTTCAAGGTCGGGGTCGACGAGGCCCTGCAACGCTTCCGGGAAGCCGGCCTGGAACCGGCGGAGTTGCAATGGCGGATGCTTGGCGGCGTGGCCTACCTCGGTGCGCTGGATGCCCGGGGCGACAGCCGCGTGTTGCCCCTGGCGGAAACGGGCCCTGCCCTGGCGCAACTGCCCCGTGGCACCCTGGAAGCCGCCGCGCCCCGGCCCGCGGCGCAAGCCACCTGGCTGGAGGCCTACGACGCCTATTACTACCCGCGCGGCGAAGCCAGCATGTACGGCGGCCAGCCGAAGCGCCTGCCGCTGCTGCGCCTGGCCTTCGACGACCCCGGCCACAGCTGGGTGCATATCGACCCCCACAGCGGCGCAGTGCTGGATGTGCTGGACGACAACCGCCGCGCCGGTCGCTGGCTGTTCAACCTGCTGCACAGCTGGGACTGGCAGCCGCTGCTGGAACGCCCGTTGCTGCGGGAGGTGCTGATCATCGCCTTCAGCCTCGGCGGCCTCGCCATCAGCGTCAGCGGCGTGGTGATCGGTTGGCGACGGTTGCGGCCCAAGCGCCGGGCGCTGCGCCCACCAGCGGTTTCAAGGGGGCTCATGCGCCAGCATTGA
- a CDS encoding Y-family DNA polymerase produces MRWACILLPQLALDAVLRRRDDPEAPLALVTGTPQRRVLQAVNPAARALGLRPGMGLTAAHALARDFAQAEYDAGEIEHWQRFLAAWGYGFSSHVSLRYPRVLLLEIASSLALFGPWPRFEARLREELAALGFRHRIVVAPNPVAARMLANIHDGLAVEEGAALHEALERMPVERAGFEPEVSTALGRMGLRRMKQVLALPRETLAKRFPARVLQHLDELQGRRAVALVCYLPPDEFDARIELNFEVESNQALLFPLRRLTSDLAAFLAGRDSGVQRFVLHLQHASQADSQVPVGLLGAERDPAMLFELARGRLEQLQVVAPVRALRLVARDLPRFVPEHRELFDPRPQQNLPWEALRERLRARLGDDAVQGLKAHADHRPEHAWRLGVDGQAGPLLQGPPRPGWLLREGQPLREFAPRILAGPERVESGWWDGDDQRRDYYQLETRDGRRAWAWCPAGEIGPFTLLGWFA; encoded by the coding sequence ATGCGCTGGGCCTGCATCCTGCTGCCGCAGCTGGCGCTGGACGCCGTGCTGCGTCGCCGCGACGACCCCGAAGCGCCCCTGGCCCTGGTCACCGGCACGCCCCAGCGCCGCGTGCTGCAGGCGGTCAACCCGGCCGCGCGGGCCCTGGGGCTGCGCCCGGGCATGGGCCTGACCGCCGCCCACGCGCTGGCCCGCGACTTCGCCCAGGCCGAGTACGACGCCGGGGAGATCGAGCACTGGCAGCGCTTTCTCGCTGCCTGGGGCTACGGCTTCAGCTCCCATGTCAGCCTGCGCTACCCCCGCGTGCTGTTGCTGGAGATCGCCTCCAGCCTGGCGCTGTTCGGGCCCTGGCCGCGCTTCGAGGCGCGCCTGCGCGAGGAGCTGGCGGCGCTCGGCTTCCGTCATCGGATCGTGGTGGCGCCCAATCCGGTGGCGGCACGCATGCTGGCCAACATCCACGACGGCCTGGCGGTGGAAGAGGGCGCAGCCCTGCACGAGGCGCTGGAGCGCATGCCGGTGGAGCGGGCCGGCTTCGAGCCGGAGGTGTCCACGGCCCTGGGACGCATGGGGCTGCGGCGCATGAAGCAGGTCCTGGCGCTGCCCCGCGAGACCCTGGCCAAGCGCTTCCCCGCACGGGTGCTGCAGCACCTGGACGAACTGCAGGGGCGCCGCGCCGTGGCCTTGGTCTGCTACCTGCCGCCGGATGAATTCGATGCACGCATCGAGCTCAACTTCGAGGTGGAATCGAACCAGGCGCTGCTGTTCCCCCTGCGCCGCCTTACCTCGGACCTCGCCGCCTTCCTCGCCGGGCGCGACAGCGGTGTGCAGCGCTTCGTCCTGCACCTGCAGCACGCCAGCCAGGCGGACAGCCAGGTGCCGGTGGGCCTGCTGGGTGCCGAGCGCGACCCGGCGATGCTCTTCGAGCTGGCCCGTGGGCGCCTGGAGCAACTGCAGGTGGTGGCGCCGGTGCGCGCCTTGCGCCTGGTGGCCCGCGACCTGCCGCGCTTCGTGCCCGAGCACCGCGAACTGTTCGACCCGCGACCGCAGCAGAACCTGCCCTGGGAGGCCTTGCGCGAACGCCTGCGCGCGCGCCTGGGCGATGACGCCGTGCAGGGCCTCAAGGCCCATGCCGACCACCGCCCCGAGCATGCCTGGCGCCTGGGTGTGGACGGCCAGGCCGGGCCGCTGCTGCAGGGGCCGCCTCGGCCCGGCTGGCTGCTGCGCGAGGGCCAGCCGCTGCGCGAGTTCGCCCCGCGCATCCTCGCCGGGCCGGAGCGGGTGGAATCCGGCTGGTGGGATGGCGACGACCAGCGCCGCGATTACTACCAGCTGGAAACCCGCGACGGCCGCCGCGCCTGGGCCTGGTGCCCGGCGGGGGAGATCGGCCCCTTCACCCTGCTCGGGTGGTTCGCATGA
- a CDS encoding GGDEF domain-containing protein yields the protein MQQPHHSPPGLEDADQRALVRLIFASTALTLACFSVLQFLAGNLLLSLLEMTTTALLGWACQRIRHVRVLTPWLYAYLLPTFSFLLYIIVMPGASPTAFVWIYLVPVLSYLLLGKLRGFLLAIPYLVLAVIAYLLRFPPQPDAKGLIDLGNAMLCGLLILAFMHIYEARRAIAHAQLRRLAQSDALTGVANRAFFQQALEQSIRDAERTGAGLVLVVLDVDDFKQVNDRWGHDAGDQALRHICQRLQQRLRATDLIGRLGGEEFGLLLGRTTRDDAARLVEELRHDLQRSPLQYGEHGIPLSATFGLAEWRTDGHSGDELYRRADKRLYQGKAQGRNRLVISDCVP from the coding sequence ATGCAGCAACCCCATCACAGCCCCCCCGGTCTGGAAGACGCCGACCAGCGTGCCCTGGTGCGGCTGATCTTCGCCTCCACCGCCCTGACCCTGGCCTGCTTCTCGGTGCTGCAGTTCCTCGCCGGCAACCTGCTCCTGTCCCTGCTGGAGATGACCACCACCGCCCTGCTCGGCTGGGCCTGCCAGCGCATCCGCCACGTCCGGGTGCTCACGCCCTGGCTCTACGCCTACCTGCTGCCGACCTTCAGCTTCCTCCTCTACATCATCGTCATGCCCGGCGCCTCGCCCACCGCCTTCGTCTGGATCTACCTGGTGCCGGTGCTCTCCTACCTGCTGCTGGGCAAGCTGCGCGGCTTCCTCCTGGCCATCCCCTATCTGGTCCTGGCGGTGATCGCCTACCTGCTGCGTTTTCCGCCACAGCCCGACGCCAAGGGCCTGATCGACCTGGGCAACGCCATGCTCTGCGGCCTGCTGATCCTGGCCTTCATGCACATCTACGAGGCCCGCCGGGCGATCGCCCACGCCCAGTTGCGGCGCCTGGCGCAGAGCGACGCCCTCACCGGCGTGGCCAACCGCGCCTTCTTCCAGCAGGCCCTGGAACAGAGCATCCGCGACGCCGAGCGCACGGGCGCCGGCCTGGTGCTGGTGGTGCTCGACGTCGACGACTTCAAGCAGGTCAACGACCGCTGGGGCCACGACGCCGGCGACCAGGCCCTGCGCCATATCTGCCAGCGCCTGCAGCAACGGCTGCGCGCCACCGACCTGATCGGCCGCCTCGGCGGCGAGGAGTTCGGCCTGCTGCTGGGCCGGACCACCCGCGACGACGCCGCGCGCCTGGTCGAGGAACTGCGCCACGACCTGCAGCGCTCGCCGCTGCAATACGGCGAGCACGGCATCCCGCTGTCCGCCACCTTCGGCCTGGCCGAATGGCGGACCGACGGCCACAGCGGCGACGAGCTCTATCGCCGCGCCGACAAGCGCCTCTACCAGGGCAAGGCCCAGGGTCGCAACCGCCTGGTGATCAGCGACTGCGTGCCCTGA